The sequence GGCGGAGGCCCCACCGGGGTCGAGCTCGCGGGAGCCATGGCGGAGATCGCCCGGCGGGCGATGCCTTCCGAGTTCCGCGCGATTGATACGACCTCCGCGCGAATCCTCCTCCTCGAAGGGATGGATCGTGTCCTTCCGACCTACCCCCCCGATCTCTCCGAGAAGGCGCGACGTCAGCTCGAGCGCCTGGGCGTCGAGGTCCGCACCCGCGCCCTCGTGACACAGATCCGACCGGACTGCGTGATGATCGGCGAGGACCGGATCGCGGCGCACAACGTGTTCTGGGCGGCCGGGGTGGCCGCGTCGCCCCTCGGGGCGTCCCTCGGCGTGGAGCGCGACCGCGCGGGACGGGTGAAGGTCGAGCCGGATTGTTCGATTCCAGGGCACCCGGAAGTCCTGGTGATCGGGGACCTCGCGACGCTGAACCGCGAAGACGGCGCGCCCGTCCCGGGTGTCGCGCAAGGCGCGATGCAGATGGGACGCCACGCGGCCCGCACGATTCGGGGGGACCTCGAGGGACGCCCGAGAAGGCCCTTTCGGTACGTGGACAAAGGCGACCTGGCGACGATCGGGCGGGCGGCCGCCGTGGCGCGGATCGGGGGACTCCATCTCTCCGGGTTCCTCGCGTGGACGATCTGGGTGGTCGTCCACATCCTCTACCTGATCGGATTCCGGAACCGCGTTCTGGTCATGATGCAGTGGGCGTGGGCCTATCTCACCTACCAGCGCGGGATCCGCCTGATCACCGGGGAACGACCCGGCCTGGGCACCCTCAGCGTCGGAGGGCCTGGTCCAGATCGGCCATGAGATCTTCGAGGTCTTCGAGCCCTGCGCTCAGACGGACGAGTTGTGGAGTGATCCCGGCGGACCGCCGCACGCTCTCTTCCAAGGCCGAATGCGTGGTGAACCAAGGAAGGATCACCACCGTTCGGGCGTCCCCGATATTTGCGAGGTGCGAGGCGATCTTCACCCGGTTCACGAAGTGCTTGGCTCCCTCCTCGTCCTTCGTCTCGAAAGAGAGGACCCCCCCGAAGCCGTTTCTGAGGACACGCTTCGCAACCGCATGTGAAGGATGACTTTCCAATCCAGGGTAATGCACCCGTGCGACCGCCGGATGGGCCTCCAGCCAGCGGGCCAGGGCGAGGGCGGAATCGCACTCCCGCTGGACCCGGATGGATAACGTCTCGAGCCCCTGGAGCCCCAGGAACGCGGTCTGGGGGGAGAGGGTCATCCCCATGACGAAGAGTCCGAGATCGTGCGCCCGGAGCCGAAACGCGAGATCTCCTTCCCGGGCAATATAGCTCCGCCCGCGGGAGTCGAGCCTGGAGAAGGCGGGGAAGTTGGGATGGTCCCAGTCGAATGTCCCCCCGTCCACGAGCGCTCCCCCGATGAAGGTCCCGTGGCCTCCGATCCATTTGGTGGCGGAATGAACGACGATGTTCGCCCCCATCTCGAGCGGGCGGCAGAGGTAACCCGCGCATCCCCAGGTGTTGTCCACGACGAAGGGGATCTTCCGGGTCTTACAGAGCGCGGCGATCGCCGGAATGTCCGGAACGGTGCAAGTGGGATTGGCAATGTTCTCCACCCAGACTGCCACGGTCTCGTCGCGAATCGCCGCCTCCACCGCCTCGACGGTCTGATCCACGGCGTCCCACGATACTCCCCACGGCTCCAGGATCTTCCGCGCGACGGCGTACGTCCCCCCGAACATCTCGCGGGAAAAGACGACGTGTTTCCCGGGTTCGGCGAGGGCGAGAAGCGTCGCCGTCGTGGCCGCCTGCCCGGAGGAGAAAGCGACTCCCCCCTTCCCCCCTTCCAGCGCCACGATCCGGTCCACGAAGACCTGGACCGTCGGGTTGTCCATCCGCCCGTATTGGTTCCCGTCCCCTAGCCCCGCGAAGAGTTGAGCGGCGTGGTCCGCGTCCTCGAAGACATAGCTCGAGGTCGCATAGATCGGCACCGCCCGGGCCCCCGTAGCGGGATCCGGGCCTCCCTGCCCGGCGTGGAGCTGGAGGGTGTCGAAGCGGAGCGGGGGGGTGGAGCTTTTTTCCATGGTCTTGGGGCACGACTCCTCTTGGCGACGGGGAGATCCTATCACCCGCGCACGTGAATCCAGACGTTAGTTGGAGGGCCGGGGGCTGTCGAGGCCCGCGCCCCGGGCCTATTTTTCAGCGTCATGCCCTTCTCCCCGGAGAGCTTTCTGGAACCATCCACGACCGAGACCGGCTCCGCGTTGGCGGAGTGGAACCGACGCCTAGCCCCCTTCCGGGGACCGGACACGATTCGGAGCGTACGCCAGCTCGCGGTGACGGCGGCCGGTTTCGTCCTCCTCTGGCTCGCGATGCTCTGGAGCCTCGAAGTGAGTTACGCGCTCACCCTCCTCCTCGCGATCCCCGCGTCGGGGTTCCTGGTCCGGCTCTTCATGATCCAGCACGACTGCGGGCATGGTTCCTATTTCAGGTCCCGCTGGGCGCGCGATACGGTCGGATTCGTCATCGGGGTGCTCACCCTCACCCCGTACCATTACTGGCGGCGCACCCACGCCCACCACCACGCCCATTCCGGGGACCTCGACTTTCGGGGATTCGGCGACGTGGATACGCTCACGGTGCGGGAGTACGAGGCGCTCTCCCCGCTCAAGCGCTTAGGGTACCGGGTCTACCGGCATCCGCTCATCCTTCTGGGCGTCGGCGGCCTCTACCACTTTCTCATCAAGCACCGCTA comes from Gemmatimonadota bacterium and encodes:
- a CDS encoding NAD(P)/FAD-dependent oxidoreductase, whose protein sequence is MAAPPHVVIVGGGFGGLYCARALAKAPVRVTVIDRRNFHLFQPLLYQVATASLSPADIASPIRMILRHQKNTQVWMGEVAKVDPTRRELCLADGARAGYDYLVLATGATHAYFGRDDWEAEAPGLKSVEDATEIRRRFLLAFEAAEREADREARKRLLTFIIVGGGPTGVELAGAMAEIARRAMPSEFRAIDTTSARILLLEGMDRVLPTYPPDLSEKARRQLERLGVEVRTRALVTQIRPDCVMIGEDRIAAHNVFWAAGVAASPLGASLGVERDRAGRVKVEPDCSIPGHPEVLVIGDLATLNREDGAPVPGVAQGAMQMGRHAARTIRGDLEGRPRRPFRYVDKGDLATIGRAAAVARIGGLHLSGFLAWTIWVVVHILYLIGFRNRVLVMMQWAWAYLTYQRGIRLITGERPGLGTLSVGGPGPDRP
- a CDS encoding aminotransferase class I/II-fold pyridoxal phosphate-dependent enzyme, translated to MEKSSTPPLRFDTLQLHAGQGGPDPATGARAVPIYATSSYVFEDADHAAQLFAGLGDGNQYGRMDNPTVQVFVDRIVALEGGKGGVAFSSGQAATTATLLALAEPGKHVVFSREMFGGTYAVARKILEPWGVSWDAVDQTVEAVEAAIRDETVAVWVENIANPTCTVPDIPAIAALCKTRKIPFVVDNTWGCAGYLCRPLEMGANIVVHSATKWIGGHGTFIGGALVDGGTFDWDHPNFPAFSRLDSRGRSYIAREGDLAFRLRAHDLGLFVMGMTLSPQTAFLGLQGLETLSIRVQRECDSALALARWLEAHPAVARVHYPGLESHPSHAVAKRVLRNGFGGVLSFETKDEEGAKHFVNRVKIASHLANIGDARTVVILPWFTTHSALEESVRRSAGITPQLVRLSAGLEDLEDLMADLDQALRR